DNA sequence from the Pedobacter schmidteae genome:
CAAAGAAGTATATGCTTTTGAAGCCGGCTTGGGTGCTCACTTTTTCCAATCCAATTCCTTTAGGCTAAACGCAGAAATTGTAGGCACCGGACTGGAAAATTTTAAAAAAGGCGAATATTTTAAAACCTCATTCAGGCTGTTACCCGCTTTGAAGATCAATCGTCATATCGAAATTTTCGGAGGCCCTACCTTTAATTATATCAATACCAACACTACCGAAGGCCGTACCCTGCATAAAAAATACATCTCCACCTGGGAAAACAAATGGGGTAACAACTTCCAGGCCCTATATGTAGGGTATGGTGGCGGTATCCAATACATCTTTTAAAAACAATTCTTTTAAATACAAAAACATACAACATGAAATTCTTACCATTATTTGCCATCATTAGCATTCTATTCCTCAGCTGTTCTAAAGACAAGCTCACTGCCAGTGGAGATAAAACAACAGAAACACGCTTTCCAGGACAGTTTTCAGGGGTCAATGCCAGCGGGTCAAACCCGGTAAAAATCAGCTACGGACCTGAATTTAAAGTAGAGATCAAAGGTTCCAACAACCTGATTCCCTATTTCAAAACCAACATCCTTAACAACACCTTATATCTTGGATATGAAAAAGCCAGTGTACAACACGATGATATCGAGATATTCATTAGCCTTCCTGCTATCAGAAAAGCCGTTCTTAGCGGCAGTGGAAAAATAAGTATTGAGGGTGCTTTCCCAAACACCAGCGAGCTTAAACTATCCATCAGCGGATCGGGTGATATCCTGGTAAAAGATAAATTTGAAACAGAAGAAAGCCTCGTCAGCATATCCGGTTCAGGAAAAGCAGATCTGCAAAAAGTAGACAGCAAAAAAGCACAGATAGATATATCAGGCAGCGGTACCGCAACTGTAAATGTACAAAACAAACTAAAAGCCGATATCAGTGGAAGCGGTAAAGTCTATTATATGGGAAGTCCGGAAGTAGATGCTGATATCAGCGGATCAGGTAAAGTGATTAAACTTTAAAAATTAAAAACATGGTATCAGGTCAATCGTTTTTTCAGCAGCTCAGCTCCCTGTTCGGAGCAGACAGGATTAGCATTGATGATATTCATCAATTGCAAACACAAGCGCCAAATTTATTAGTGTACGCCTTACCAGCTGTATTTTTCTTTACACTGCTGGAATATGGCCTGTCCCATTTCTCTGAACATAAAAACTACGAAAACAAAGAAACTATGGGATCCATATTCGTTGGCCTGGGTAATTTACTTGTCAACCTTTTCATGAAAGCCATATTACTATACAGCGCAGTATGGATCTACAATCAGTTGGCCTGGCGTATGGAATTGAACTGGTGGACACTGATACCTTGTTTTATTTTTTATGACTGCTGCAGCTATTGGTCGCACCGCATATCACACTTTAATCGTTTCTTTTGGGCTACGCATGTTGTGCATCATTCGGCCGAACATTATAACCTTACTGTTGCCTTCAGACAGAGCTGGATACAACATTTCAAAACCATCTTTTTCATTCCTGTAGCGCTAATGGGCTTTCATCCTGTTGTTTTCTTCATTGCAAATCAGCTAAGCGTACTTTACCAATTCTGGGTACACACTGAAACCATCGATCGGCTGCATCCTTTTATAGAAAAGTACTTTGGTACGCCCTCCAACCATCGGGTACACCATGGTAGTCAGGAAAAATATCTGGATAAGAATTTTGGCGCAACCTTTATGTTGTGGGATCATCTTTTTGGCACTTTTCAATATGAAGAAGAACAACCTGTTTATGGCTTAACTACCCCTATTGTAAACAAAACAAATCCTTTCATTTTAAACTTCCACGAATATAGGGATATGCTGCAGGATATTAAACATAGTGACGGACTGAAAGAACTCCTGTTTTTCATCTTCGCCAGCCCGGCCAGAATTTACAAACATAAGGCAACTAGAGCCATACAAATACCAAAATCAGACAATACTATGGGGAAAAGGCTATTAACAGGTGCACTTATCGTTATAACCATACTGCTGTTATTAAGCCAGTTCAGTTATGCTCAAAAACATATTGAGCCCCAAAAGTTACCCAATCCCAAGGGCAATAATCTTTTGTTTTTTTTACAGCGCGATCCCGACGCAAATACCGTAGTGTATGAGCTAAATTACAACACCGATGGTACCTTGTATCAAAACAATCCTATTAAAGGATCATGGATCAGATATGAAGAAAACCAAAAGTTCAAAGCTTTGAGTAGCATAGAAGAGAAATTTGCTTACGGCATAAAAAGTAAACCCATTGGCAATGATGAATATGAAATCAGACTGGTAGCTTACAAAAAAATGCCTTTGTACCTCAGAAAATCAGAAGAAGACAACAAATATCATATCTATATTAAAGATGAAGGTAAAGATTTGCTATTGAAAAGGGTGTTTGTCCGAGTAAACGGTGGAACCTTTTGGTTTCCCAAAGTGCAATATATAGATCTGATCACTACAAACAGCGAAAGCGGAATGGAAATTTTAAAGAGAATAAGAACTTGAACTGATATATTTGAATAACCTTTTACCATTGAAGTTAACGAGCGCCATACACGAAACCATACATCCGCCATACGATGACCTGGCTTTTGAACAATTGTTTAAAAGCCACTTTAAGGCATTGCATGCTTATGCCTGCACTTTACTGAAAGACGAAGATACAGCAGAAGAGATTGTACAAAACATGTTTTTAAAATTTTGGGAGAAGAGAGAACTACTAAATGTACAGACTTCTATAAAAGCCTATCTGTACAAATGCGTTCATAACGATAGTCTCAATTTTTTAAAACATCAGAAAATCAAAACCAAGTATCAGGATTTTGCTGCTTACACAACGAACAACCATTATGAACCGGCCTCATCCAAAGTTGAAATGACCGAGTTAGAGGTTAAACTGCAACAGGCTCTGAATGAATTGCCGCAACAATGCCGCACCATATTCCAGATGAGCCGGTTCGAAGAATTAAAATACAGAGAAATTGCCGATCAACTTGGCTTATCGGTAAAAACAATAGAGAACCAAATGGGTAAAGCGCTCAAAATTATGCGAATGGAACTGGCCGATTTCCTGTCGCTCATTTTAATTGGCCTGATGTATTACAAGGATTTTTTTAATTAAATAAGTACCATGACTGATGAATTATTGATAAAGTTTCTTTTGAAAGAAACCAGTGCAGCGGAAAGCATCACGGTGCAAAACTGGCTTGATGCCGACCCTCAGCATCAAACTCATTTTTTACAGTTCCAAAAAGTATGGGATAGCAGCAAAAAACTGGCTCTACAAAGTAACCGCAATGAGGAAGATGCCTGGGCAAGGTTTAAACAAAAAACCAATATCCAAAACAAGCCGCAGCCCATCAGCCGGAAATTAAAGCCTAATTATAACTTGTTAAAAATTGCAGCAGTATTAATTTTAGTTGCCGCAGGATGGTCGGTCTATACCATACTAGGCCCGGTAACCTATATTGATGTAACCGCAGGTAATAATGTAGCAACCAAAGTACTCCCTGATGGCTCGGAACTTACACTCAATAAAAACGCAAAGATCAGCTATGCCGATAATTTCAAAAACAACCGCAGTATCCACATGCAGCAAGGAGAGGTATTTTTTAATGTAGCCCACAACAAATCAAAACCTTTTGTAATTGATATCGACAAAATATCCGTACTGGTGGTAGGTACATCATTCAACATCAAACATTTAAACCGGCAAACCGAAGTGATTGTTGAAACAGGTATTGTTAAGGTGAGTATGGGCAAAAACGAAACAACACTCCTTAGAGGAGAAAAGGTGCTGATTACCGACGGATCGGACCAAATGATCAAAGCTAAAAATACCGATCTGCTATATAATTATTACCGCAGCAATGAATTTGTGGCCA
Encoded proteins:
- a CDS encoding FecR family protein; protein product: MTDELLIKFLLKETSAAESITVQNWLDADPQHQTHFLQFQKVWDSSKKLALQSNRNEEDAWARFKQKTNIQNKPQPISRKLKPNYNLLKIAAVLILVAAGWSVYTILGPVTYIDVTAGNNVATKVLPDGSELTLNKNAKISYADNFKNNRSIHMQQGEVFFNVAHNKSKPFVIDIDKISVLVVGTSFNIKHLNRQTEVIVETGIVKVSMGKNETTLLRGEKVLITDGSDQMIKAKNTDLLYNYYRSNEFVATNTPLSRMVAMLNEVYGSNVIIKDEAIKKLLLNATLKTTADLEDNLQIIAQTFDLKIVRNQNQIILSNP
- a CDS encoding RNA polymerase sigma-70 factor; this translates as MKLTSAIHETIHPPYDDLAFEQLFKSHFKALHAYACTLLKDEDTAEEIVQNMFLKFWEKRELLNVQTSIKAYLYKCVHNDSLNFLKHQKIKTKYQDFAAYTTNNHYEPASSKVEMTELEVKLQQALNELPQQCRTIFQMSRFEELKYREIADQLGLSVKTIENQMGKALKIMRMELADFLSLILIGLMYYKDFFN
- a CDS encoding DUF4833 domain-containing protein: MVSGQSFFQQLSSLFGADRISIDDIHQLQTQAPNLLVYALPAVFFFTLLEYGLSHFSEHKNYENKETMGSIFVGLGNLLVNLFMKAILLYSAVWIYNQLAWRMELNWWTLIPCFIFYDCCSYWSHRISHFNRFFWATHVVHHSAEHYNLTVAFRQSWIQHFKTIFFIPVALMGFHPVVFFIANQLSVLYQFWVHTETIDRLHPFIEKYFGTPSNHRVHHGSQEKYLDKNFGATFMLWDHLFGTFQYEEEQPVYGLTTPIVNKTNPFILNFHEYRDMLQDIKHSDGLKELLFFIFASPARIYKHKATRAIQIPKSDNTMGKRLLTGALIVITILLLLSQFSYAQKHIEPQKLPNPKGNNLLFFLQRDPDANTVVYELNYNTDGTLYQNNPIKGSWIRYEENQKFKALSSIEEKFAYGIKSKPIGNDEYEIRLVAYKKMPLYLRKSEEDNKYHIYIKDEGKDLLLKRVFVRVNGGTFWFPKVQYIDLITTNSESGMEILKRIRT
- a CDS encoding head GIN domain-containing protein, whose translation is MKFLPLFAIISILFLSCSKDKLTASGDKTTETRFPGQFSGVNASGSNPVKISYGPEFKVEIKGSNNLIPYFKTNILNNTLYLGYEKASVQHDDIEIFISLPAIRKAVLSGSGKISIEGAFPNTSELKLSISGSGDILVKDKFETEESLVSISGSGKADLQKVDSKKAQIDISGSGTATVNVQNKLKADISGSGKVYYMGSPEVDADISGSGKVIKL